In one window of Drosophila innubila isolate TH190305 chromosome 2L unlocalized genomic scaffold, UK_Dinn_1.0 4_B_2L, whole genome shotgun sequence DNA:
- the LOC117781324 gene encoding protein ABHD13, translating to MKEVGIALPKSRGVGVGIVGAFLLFFIFYYFYGGYMTVTLFGAILLLIFYYAQDLLLYHPDLPTNSRVYIPIPTMHNLPHLTVSIKTPDDVTLHAFWISQPEERCKSVPTLLYFHGNAGNMGHRMQNVWGIYNHLHCNILMVEYRGYGLSTGVPSERGLVTDARAAIDYLLTRHDLDHSQLILFGRSLGGAVVIDVAADTIYGQKLMCAIVENTFTSIREMAVELVHPSVKYIPNLLYKNKYHSLNKISKCSVPFLFISGLADNLVPPRMMRALYTKCGSEQKRMIEFPGGSHNDTWIVDGYYQSIGGFLFELQQQPSPLQKPPEKSNVWVELEHKIIDV from the exons ATGAAAGAAGTGGGCATTGCGCTGCCCAAATCGCGCGGTGTAGGCGTGGGCATTGTGGGCGCATTTctgctgttttttattttctactaTTTTTATGGGGGTTATATGACGGTGACTCTCTTTGGAGCGATTTTATTAC TTATTTTCTATTATGCCCAAGACTTGCTCTTGTATCATCCGGACTTGCCAACAAACTCGCGTGTTTACATTCCCATACCCACAATGCACAACCTGCCACATCTAACAGTTAGTATTAAGACGCCAGATGACGTGACGCTACATGCTTTCTGGATCAGTCAGCCTGAGGAACGTTGCAAGTCGGTGCCCACATTGCTCTATTTTCACGGCAACGCAGGAAACATGGGTCATCGTATGcagaat GTCTGGGGCATTTATAATCATCTgcattgcaacattttgatgGTCGAATACCGTGGCTATGGTTTATCGACTGGTGTTCCCTCCGAGCGTGGCCTGGTCACAGATGCACGCGCTGCAATTGATTATTTGCTTACACGCCACGATTTGGATCATAGCCAGTTAATACTCTTTGGTCGCTCACTGGGTGGTGCAGTTGTTATTGACGTCGCCGCGGATACTATATATGGCCAAAAACTAATGTGCGCCATTGTGGAGAACACATTTACCAGCATACGTGAAATGGCTGTGGAGCTGGTGCATCCATCTGTGAAATACATACCAAAtctattgtataaaaataag TATCACTCACTCAACAAGATAAGCAAGTGCTCGGTACCTTTTCTATTTATATCGGGCCTTGCGGATAACCTAGTGCCACCGCGCATGATGCGTGCCTTGTATACCAAATGCGGTAGTGAGCAGAAGCGTATGATTGAATTCCCGGGAGGCTCACACAACGACACCTGGATAGTCGACGG TTACTATCAGAGCATTGGAGGTTTTTTGTTCGAGTTACAACAACAGCCATCGCCATTGCAGAAACCGCCGGAGAAGAGCAACGTATGGGTTGAACTGGaacataaaattatagatGTTTAA
- the LOC117781323 gene encoding DNA repair and recombination protein RAD54-like produces the protein MRRSLAPSQRLGVRIKSKDAFTPPLLKKNKRACQEELQKCQSALRDATNAVELPLPIRFTANSEYEQAIAKVLARKFKVPIANYVPDYGGNRSLGVRRSIVRRALHDPQACNALVLYTPPSYTEHERMSMDPSKLLVHVVVDPILSNVLRPHQREGVRFMYECVEGKRGNFNGCIMADEMGLGKTLQCVTLAWTLLRQSAECKPTISKAIVVSPSSLVKNWEKEFTKWLHGRMHCLAMEGGSKEDTTRALEQFAMNTATRCGTPVLLISYETFRLYAHILCKTEVGMVICDEGHRLKNSDNLTYQALMGLKTKRRVLLSGTPIQNDLTEYFSLVNFVNPEMLGTASDFKRSFENAILRGQNADSTEAERQRALQKTQELIGLVNQCIIRRTNQILTKYLPVKFEMVVCAKLTAVQLQIYTNFLKSDQVRRNLADCNEKASLTALSDITTLKKLCNHPDLIYEKLAAREKGFENSQNVLPANYKPKDVNPELSGKFMLLDFMLASIRANSDDKVVLISNYTQTLDLFEQLARKRKYTYVRLDGTMTIKKRSKVVDRFNDPSSDCFLFMLSSKAGGCGLNLIGANRLFMFDPDWNPANDEQAMARVWRDGQKKPCYIYRLVASGSIEEKILQRQTHKKSLSSTIIDNNESAEKHFTRDDLKDLFSFEANVLSDTHNKLKCKRCFQNVQRQPPPENTDCTSHLSQWFHCSNNRGLPDSVLSQAWTESKCVSFVFHHRSQGEAKSSITTITEEEQSEQPATSRKSKKSAPHSDDDEDFDPNKSNDEDFMGF, from the exons ATG AGACGCAGCCTAGCCCCTAGTCAAAGACTGGGAGTGCGCATTAAATCAAAGGACGCATTTACACCGCCTTTActcaagaaaaacaaacgtGCCTGCCAGGAGGAATTGCAGAAGTGTCAAAGCGCACTACGAGATGCAACAAATGCTGTTGAGCTTCCGCTTCCCATACGCTTCACGGCGAATAGCGAGTATGAACAAGCCATAGCCAAGGTGCTGGCTCGTAAGTTTAAAGTACCTATAGCCAACTATGTGCCTGATTATGGTGGCAATCGTTCGTTGGGCGTGCGACGTTCCATTGTGCGGCGAGCTCTGCACGATCCTCAAGCCTGCAATGCTCTGGTGTTGTACACGCCGCCAAGCTACACGGAGCACGAGCGCATGTCGATGGATCCCAGTAAACTGCTAGTGCATGTTGTTGTGGATCCAATACTCAGCAACGTGTTGCGTCCACATCAACGTGAAGGCGTCCGCTTCATGTACGAGTGCGTGGAAGGTAAACGTGGCAACTTCAACGGCTGCATCATGGCCGATGAGATGGGTCTGGGCAAGACGCTGCAGTGCGTCACACTAGCATGGACTCTGCTGCGCCAGAGCGCCGAGTGCAAGCCAACAATCTCCAAAGCCATTGTAGTATCACCTTCGTCATTGGTTAAGAACTGGGAAAAGGAGTTCACCAAGTGGCTGCACGGCCGGATGCACTGCCTGGCCATGGAGGGTGGCTCCAAAGAGGATACTACACGCGCCCTCGAACAGTTTGCCATGAACACGGCCACACGATGCGGCACACCTGTACTCTTGATCAGCTACGAGACATTTCGTCTATATGCGCACATACTGTGCAAAACGGAGGTGGGCATGGTCATCTGTGATGAGGGACATCGCCTAAAGAACAGCGACAATCTCACCTATCAGGCTCTAATGGGACTGAAGACCAAGCGACGCGTTCTGCTCTCCGGCACGCCAATACAAAACGATCTGACGGAGTATTTTAGTCTGGTTAACTTCGTTAACCCGGAGATGCTAGGCACTGCTTCTGACTTCAAGCGCAGTTTTGAAAATGCTATTTTACGTGGTCAAAATGCCGACTCCACGGAAGCAGAGCGTCAACGTGCGCTGCAAAAGACCCAGGAGTTGATTGGATTGGTCAATCAATGCATCATTCGACGCACCAATCAAATTCTGACCAAGTATCTACCTGTCAAGTTTGAAATGGTCGTGTGTGCCAAGCTTACGGCCGTACAGCTGCAGATCTATACGAACTTTCTCAAATCGGATCAAGTCCGTCGCAATCTTGCGG ATTGCAATGAGAAGGCATCGTTGACGGCTCTATCCGACATTACAACGCTGAAAAAACTGTGCAATCATCCGGATTTGATCTACGAGAAGTTGGCTGCAAGAGAAAAAGGTTTTGAGAATTCCCAAAATGTTCTGCCGGCCAACTATAAACCCAA GGACGTGAATCCCGAGCTGAGTGGCAAGTTCATGCTGCTGGACTTTATGCTGGCCTCCATACGTGCGAACAGCGATGACAAAGTGGTGCTCATCTCCAACTACACACAGACATTGGATCTGTTTGAGCAACTGGCGCGGAAACGTAAATACACTTATGTGCGATTGGATGGCACCATGACGATTAAGAAACGTTCCAAGGTTGTGGATAGATTCAATGATCCCAGCTCCGATTGTTTCCTCTTTATGCTGAGCAGCAAGGCAGGTGGTTGCGGTTTGAACTTAATTGGCGCCAATCGCTTGTTCATGTTCGATCCCGACTGGAATCCAGCGAACGACGAACAGGCAATGGCGCGTGTCTGGCGTGATGGACAGAAGAAGCCATGTTACATCTATCGTCTAGTGGCT AGCGGTTCCATCGAGGAGAAGATACTACAGCGACAGACGCATAAGAAATCCTTATCCAGCACAATAATAGACAACAATGAGTCAGCGGAGAAACATTTTACGCGCGACGACCTCAAGgatttgtttagttttgaGGCCAACGTGTTATCCGACACTCACAATAA ATTAAAGTGTAAGCGCTGTTTCCAGAATGTACAAAGGCAGCCACCTCCAGAGAACACGGATTGCACCTCGCATCTGTCCCAATGGTTTCACTGCTCCAATAATCGTGGCCTGCCAGACAGCGTACTTTCACAGGCCTGGACAGAAAGTAAATGTGTTTCATTTGTCTTTCATCATCGGTCGCAGGGCGAGGCCAAGTCCAGTATAACAACTATAACAGAGGAGGAGCAGTCAGAGCAACCAGCAACCAGTAGAAAAAGCAAGAAATCTGCACCTCAtagcgatgatgatgaagatttTGACCCAAATAAGAGCAACGATGAAGATTTTATGGGATTTTag